The proteins below come from a single Planctomycetaceae bacterium genomic window:
- a CDS encoding SUMF1/EgtB/PvdO family nonheme iron enzyme: MSEESIFAEAVRIDSPQERDKFLTAACSNDASMQARVRQLLRLHEDAGSFLEKSPAAAAGDATVVWRDTHDDGMNSGGPSAARAAFPHIDLSFLTPSDKEGCLGTIGQYEVVGIVGEGGMGIVFKAFDTRLHRTVALKFLSPQLAANANARRRFLREAQAAAAVVHPHVVTIHAVDDSSLPFLVMEFIGGLSLKDLLERDGALQVREILRIGSQLASGLAAAHHQGLIHRDIKPGNILLENGVQRVKITDFGLARAADDVSMTRTGEVAGTPQYMSPEQARGEQIDQRSDLFSMGSVLYAMCTGRAPFRADTTMGVLKRVCDDAPRPIREVNAEIPDWLEAFVGRLLEKSPKNRIQTAAEAGDVLAHYLACVQQPSQVVRPISPIARQQKNSKRSTASGWLTALLLIFVLLPCIAFWKLYPAPKVPGEADGAGSSGVTLPVASPVPPLPPEGRAEPEEIALTSTAPPVAVLPFDSATARHHQQVWADYLGVPVEYNVSLGMTFRLIPPGDFMMGEGAGYIDRNLQLAPTDPYWQFIIGASGPVHRVRITRPFYMATTEVTVEQYRRFVEQSGYVTVGEQLHPNDRNWRKLSETSSDRNPVGYLTWNDCKALCDWLSQKEVAEYDLPTEAQWEFACRAGSNSRWCYGDEPSKLSDYAWFGKSIDTPIAEVGGRRPNAFGLFDMHGNVSEWCRDWHQRDFYTRGPAVDPFCSDEWKSPDVRSQVLRGGAWVHQAEFVSSGCPRHYAPDVNFSYPDHGFRPVMIADLSRGSHFPARAEASEMLLSEPLDFFGSTLDAELGVHALQVTPDGSQVVTGHYDGQLAVWDIASRREERVIDAHDATIQGLILLDGGRRAATAAEDGTIRLWDLTTGERLQEFIGHQARTDSLAVLADASVLISGSADHTGFSEHLIRKWNINTGERLGEFGETTGVTVEMAALHEKLVTLDNRPGRLMEWDVTSGEPLHVVRLESPSCMAVSASGRYAVVGHAVESAETQERWDNPACVLTLIDLTSWQTAHVFQGHRSPVAGVAFSPDETHIVSISGGGFTSTGEFLDGADSSIRMWNVVTKSEVARVDCDDRLLNVAFHPKGSSFITGGTHHLRQWSFQNVR, encoded by the coding sequence ATGAGTGAAGAATCGATTTTCGCCGAAGCCGTCCGAATCGACTCGCCGCAGGAACGGGACAAATTTCTGACAGCCGCCTGTTCGAACGACGCTTCGATGCAGGCTCGCGTGCGACAGTTGTTGCGTCTGCACGAAGACGCGGGCAGTTTTCTGGAAAAATCACCCGCAGCCGCGGCCGGGGACGCCACAGTGGTCTGGCGCGACACCCATGACGATGGCATGAATTCCGGCGGGCCGTCGGCGGCCCGTGCTGCGTTCCCACACATCGATCTCAGCTTTCTGACGCCATCGGACAAGGAGGGTTGCCTTGGAACAATCGGTCAATACGAAGTCGTCGGGATCGTTGGCGAAGGAGGCATGGGGATTGTCTTCAAAGCGTTCGACACGCGATTGCATCGCACCGTCGCACTGAAGTTTCTGTCGCCACAGCTTGCAGCGAACGCCAACGCTCGTCGTCGGTTCCTGCGTGAAGCTCAGGCCGCAGCCGCGGTTGTGCATCCGCATGTGGTGACCATACATGCGGTCGATGATTCTTCACTGCCATTTCTGGTGATGGAATTTATTGGCGGGCTGTCGTTGAAGGATCTGCTGGAAAGAGACGGAGCGCTGCAGGTCAGAGAAATCCTGCGTATCGGATCGCAGCTGGCGTCCGGACTGGCAGCGGCTCATCATCAGGGACTGATTCACCGGGACATCAAGCCGGGAAACATTCTGCTGGAGAACGGCGTTCAGCGGGTCAAGATCACAGATTTCGGTCTCGCCCGGGCGGCCGACGATGTGAGTATGACACGAACCGGAGAAGTTGCCGGAACGCCCCAGTACATGTCACCGGAACAAGCTCGCGGCGAACAGATCGACCAGCGGAGCGATCTGTTCAGCATGGGCAGCGTGCTGTACGCAATGTGTACCGGCCGCGCGCCGTTCCGAGCGGACACGACAATGGGTGTGCTGAAGCGAGTCTGCGATGACGCCCCTCGGCCGATTCGCGAAGTCAACGCCGAAATTCCGGACTGGCTGGAAGCGTTCGTCGGCAGGCTCCTTGAAAAATCTCCGAAAAACCGCATCCAGACCGCCGCTGAAGCAGGTGACGTGCTGGCTCATTATCTGGCCTGCGTACAGCAGCCATCGCAGGTGGTTCGACCAATATCGCCGATCGCTCGACAGCAAAAGAATTCGAAGCGGTCGACCGCCTCTGGCTGGCTGACGGCGCTGCTTCTGATCTTTGTCCTGCTGCCGTGCATTGCTTTCTGGAAGTTGTATCCGGCCCCGAAAGTGCCAGGAGAAGCGGACGGGGCTGGCTCCAGCGGAGTTACTCTTCCGGTCGCCTCACCCGTTCCTCCGCTGCCGCCTGAGGGGCGCGCCGAGCCGGAAGAGATCGCACTGACGTCGACAGCTCCGCCGGTTGCCGTGCTGCCTTTCGATTCCGCAACCGCCCGGCACCATCAGCAGGTGTGGGCCGATTACCTTGGAGTTCCTGTCGAATACAATGTTTCGCTCGGGATGACGTTCCGGCTGATTCCGCCCGGTGACTTCATGATGGGTGAAGGTGCCGGCTACATCGATCGAAATCTGCAATTGGCTCCGACCGACCCGTATTGGCAATTCATCATTGGTGCAAGCGGCCCGGTTCATCGAGTTCGAATCACAAGACCGTTCTACATGGCGACAACCGAGGTCACCGTAGAGCAATACCGCCGCTTCGTCGAACAATCCGGCTATGTGACGGTGGGCGAGCAACTGCATCCGAACGATCGAAACTGGCGCAAGCTTTCGGAAACCAGTTCGGACAGAAATCCCGTCGGCTATCTCACCTGGAACGACTGCAAGGCTCTCTGTGACTGGCTCAGTCAGAAGGAAGTAGCCGAGTACGATCTGCCGACGGAAGCTCAGTGGGAGTTTGCCTGCCGTGCCGGCAGCAACAGCCGCTGGTGTTACGGCGACGAACCGTCAAAGCTGTCCGATTATGCGTGGTTCGGCAAGTCCATCGACACCCCCATTGCCGAAGTCGGCGGTCGCCGGCCGAACGCGTTCGGGCTGTTCGATATGCACGGCAACGTCAGTGAATGGTGCCGCGACTGGCATCAGCGCGACTTCTACACTCGCGGCCCGGCGGTCGATCCGTTCTGTTCCGATGAATGGAAGAGCCCGGATGTCCGCAGCCAGGTGCTGCGAGGCGGAGCCTGGGTGCATCAAGCGGAATTTGTATCCAGCGGCTGTCCGCGTCACTACGCGCCGGATGTCAACTTTTCTTATCCCGATCACGGGTTCCGACCGGTAATGATCGCTGATCTCAGCCGAGGTTCCCACTTCCCGGCGCGTGCAGAGGCGTCGGAAATGCTGCTTTCAGAGCCACTGGATTTCTTTGGTTCGACGCTGGATGCCGAGCTGGGCGTGCATGCTCTGCAGGTAACGCCGGATGGTTCTCAAGTCGTCACTGGACACTACGATGGGCAACTGGCCGTATGGGACATCGCTTCCCGCCGCGAAGAACGAGTGATTGATGCTCACGACGCCACCATTCAGGGCCTCATTCTGCTGGACGGAGGACGGAGAGCAGCGACTGCCGCGGAAGACGGCACCATTCGGCTGTGGGATTTGACGACAGGCGAGCGGCTGCAGGAATTCATTGGTCATCAGGCTCGGACGGACAGCCTGGCAGTACTCGCCGACGCCAGCGTGCTGATTTCGGGGAGTGCGGACCACACAGGTTTTTCTGAACACCTGATTCGCAAGTGGAATATCAACACCGGCGAACGACTCGGTGAATTCGGCGAGACGACGGGAGTGACCGTTGAGATGGCGGCGCTACACGAAAAGCTTGTGACGCTCGACAATCGTCCGGGACGACTGATGGAATGGGATGTGACGTCCGGTGAACCTCTGCACGTGGTGCGACTGGAGTCTCCCAGCTGTATGGCGGTCTCTGCATCGGGCAGATATGCCGTCGTGGGCCACGCCGTCGAATCGGCGGAAACGCAGGAGCGCTGGGATAACCCCGCCTGTGTGCTGACACTGATCGACCTGACTTCGTGGCAAACGGCCCATGTGTTTCAGGGACACCGCAGCCCCGTCGCGGGAGTTGCGTTCTCGCCGGACGAAACGCACATCGTTTCGATTTCGGGAGGCGGGTTCACGTCGACCGGCGAGTTTCTGGACGGCGCGGATTCGTCAATCAGAATGTGGAACGTCGTGACAAAGTCCGAGGTTGCGCGCGTCGACTGCGACGACCGATTGCTAAACGTCGCTTTTCACCCGAAAGGCAGCAGCTTCATCACCGGCGGCACCCACCATCTTCGCCAGTGGTCATTTCAGAACGTGCGATAA
- a CDS encoding transposase: protein MGRPKRAADGGLIYHVLNRANARMTIFEKDEDYQAFEQVLEEAVARTGTRLLSYCVMPNHWHLVVWPREDGELSRFTGWLTLTHTQRWHAHRQSSGSGHVYQGRFKSFPVQDDDHFLTVCRYTERNAKRANLVARAEDWRWSSLYRWHSGTAKDKALLSAWPLPRRPGWIEHVNAPQTEAELSALRRSVTRGCPFGGESWCDRVVRQLGLETTLRPRGRPRKPNKDS from the coding sequence ATGGGACGACCAAAACGAGCGGCCGACGGCGGCCTGATTTACCATGTGCTGAACCGTGCCAACGCCCGGATGACGATCTTCGAAAAGGACGAAGACTATCAGGCGTTCGAACAGGTTCTGGAAGAAGCCGTCGCCAGAACGGGAACGCGACTGCTGTCCTATTGCGTCATGCCCAATCACTGGCACCTGGTTGTGTGGCCGCGGGAAGACGGCGAACTGTCGCGATTCACCGGCTGGCTGACGCTGACGCACACGCAGCGGTGGCATGCTCACCGGCAAAGTTCCGGCAGCGGCCATGTCTATCAGGGCCGCTTCAAGTCGTTTCCCGTGCAGGACGACGACCACTTCCTGACGGTCTGCCGGTACACGGAACGCAACGCGAAACGGGCGAACCTGGTGGCACGAGCCGAAGACTGGCGGTGGAGCAGCCTGTACCGTTGGCATTCCGGCACGGCGAAGGACAAGGCGTTGCTCAGCGCGTGGCCGCTGCCCCGTCGTCCGGGCTGGATCGAGCACGTGAACGCTCCGCAGACGGAAGCGGAACTGTCCGCCCTGAGGCGCAGCGTGACTCGCGGCTGTCCGTTCGGCGGGGAATCGTGGTGCGACCGTGTCGTCCGGCAACTTGGTCTGGAAACAACCCTGCGCCCCCGCGGCCGACCACGAAAGCCAAACAAAGATTCCTGA
- a CDS encoding YkgJ family cysteine cluster protein, with product MKREELPKGEVLCAYCTGKCCRYFALPIETPEDWDDFDHIRWYMMHGPVSIFVDDGSWYLMVHAACQHLQPDNFCGAYETRPRICRSYTTDDCEYESDAAHEQLFETPEQIWEYACAVMPPRPRRRPQDPVSLPVVSVS from the coding sequence ATGAAGCGAGAAGAACTGCCGAAAGGCGAAGTGCTGTGTGCGTATTGCACGGGAAAATGCTGCCGCTACTTCGCTCTTCCGATCGAAACGCCGGAAGACTGGGACGACTTCGATCACATCCGCTGGTACATGATGCACGGCCCTGTGTCGATCTTCGTCGACGACGGTTCGTGGTATCTGATGGTTCACGCGGCGTGTCAGCACCTGCAGCCGGACAACTTCTGCGGGGCCTACGAAACCCGGCCGCGCATCTGCCGATCGTACACGACCGACGACTGCGAATACGAAAGCGACGCAGCCCATGAGCAACTGTTCGAAACTCCCGAACAGATCTGGGAATACGCCTGCGCCGTGATGCCCCCGCGCCCGCGCCGCCGGCCGCAGGACCCCGTCAGTCTGCCGGTGGTTTCCGTCAGCTAA
- a CDS encoding P-II family nitrogen regulator, with translation MKKLEAVIRHYKLEDVKTALTGIGVQGMTVSEVRGFGRQRGHKETYRGAEYTVDFMPKVRVEVVVPDGEIDGAITAMCEAARTGQVGDGKIFVSSLEQIVRIRTGESGEDAI, from the coding sequence ATGAAGAAGCTCGAAGCTGTAATCCGTCACTACAAGCTGGAAGACGTGAAGACAGCTTTGACCGGAATCGGCGTTCAGGGCATGACGGTCTCTGAAGTGCGAGGCTTCGGCCGGCAGCGAGGCCACAAGGAAACCTATCGCGGAGCCGAATACACGGTGGACTTCATGCCGAAGGTCCGCGTGGAGGTTGTGGTCCCCGACGGTGAAATCGACGGCGCCATCACCGCGATGTGTGAAGCGGCCCGCACCGGTCAGGTCGGCGACGGAAAGATCTTCGTTTCCAGCCTGGAACAGATCGTTCGAATCCGCACCGGCGAAAGCGGCGAAGACGCCATCTGA
- a CDS encoding sigma-70 family RNA polymerase sigma factor: MMSETSTDQQLITAINNGDSEAFAILYHRHRDWVVRLAFRFTGHHDDALDVMQETFAYLVRKFPGFELTAQMTTFLYPAVRNLSIAARKKRLRATSGDEDLALFACNNSGDSATDRDDFSDMLSALSDAHREILLMRFVDDMTQPEIAAALDLPLGTVKSRLHHAIQSVRESPAAMKLLECDQPRG, translated from the coding sequence ATGATGTCCGAAACTTCAACTGACCAGCAGTTGATCACGGCCATCAACAACGGCGATTCCGAAGCGTTCGCGATTCTGTACCACAGGCATCGAGACTGGGTTGTTCGGCTGGCCTTCCGCTTCACCGGTCATCACGATGATGCTCTGGACGTGATGCAGGAAACCTTCGCGTACCTGGTTCGCAAGTTCCCGGGCTTCGAACTGACGGCTCAGATGACCACGTTCCTGTACCCCGCCGTCCGCAACCTGTCCATCGCCGCCCGAAAGAAGCGACTTCGAGCGACCAGCGGCGACGAAGATCTTGCTCTGTTCGCCTGCAACAACAGCGGCGATTCCGCAACCGATCGCGACGATTTCTCCGACATGCTGTCCGCGCTGTCAGATGCTCACCGCGAAATCCTGCTGATGAGGTTTGTCGACGATATGACTCAGCCGGAAATCGCCGCCGCCCTGGATCTGCCGCTGGGAACTGTGAAGTCGCGTCTGCATCACGCAATACAGTCCGTCAGGGAAAGCCCGGCCGCGATGAAACTGCTGGAATGCGACCAACCGCGGGGATAG
- a CDS encoding sigma-70 family RNA polymerase sigma factor, with protein MEDVTRILNRIVSGDGLATEQLLPLVYDELRGLASRFLHDERAEHTLQPTALVHEAYVRLVHGETEQAWNHRGHFFAAAAEAMRRILVEHARSRQTLKRGGSAGRRHIELTEVVRPERRDDLVALDEALTKLERTDPRKATLVKLRYFAGLTMEQAAESLGISVATAGREWAYSRAWLLRELTDDG; from the coding sequence ATGGAAGACGTCACACGGATTCTGAATCGCATCGTGTCCGGCGACGGCCTGGCAACCGAGCAGTTGCTGCCGCTGGTTTATGACGAACTGCGCGGTCTGGCGTCACGGTTTCTGCACGATGAACGTGCTGAACACACGCTGCAGCCGACGGCGCTGGTACATGAGGCCTATGTGCGGCTGGTGCACGGAGAAACTGAGCAGGCGTGGAATCATCGCGGGCATTTCTTCGCGGCGGCAGCGGAAGCGATGCGGCGGATTCTGGTGGAGCATGCCCGATCCAGGCAGACTCTTAAACGCGGCGGCTCGGCCGGTCGCCGGCACATCGAACTGACCGAAGTTGTGCGTCCCGAACGGCGCGATGATCTGGTGGCACTCGACGAAGCGCTGACAAAACTGGAACGCACTGATCCCCGGAAGGCAACGCTGGTCAAGCTGAGATACTTCGCCGGTCTGACGATGGAACAGGCGGCCGAATCGCTGGGAATTTCCGTCGCAACGGCTGGCCGCGAATGGGCTTACAGCCGCGCATGGCTGTTGCGAGAACTGACTGACGACGGGTGA
- a CDS encoding TolC family protein encodes MQKTRVNWTSALLLCTVVLQGCAGPDARLQYLWGEEHKALSYYRDYASAVEYPTFQESEPTDQSLFNAPRGINSFDKLTDREVYLNECIRMALEQATILRDDGSFGSPGNPLMSRPNQVASTYDQAIQNTGFLFGNRGYEAALSDFDALLTTSMTWGRSEEIQNAINSGVPAGATLVGETAAYSTRIEKPLANSGQIAVQNDWNYSGSNSSLLRFPSVYTGFLQAEYRQPFLAGSGTEVTRIAGPLSQNLRGVSGVSQGVLISRINSDISLTDFEQSVTSMVRDVERLYWDLYLSLRLYDSEIDAFKDLLRYYNDLRDRDESGDAQTLALSRIYEAEARIKGSLADMMNFEARLRRLIGLPLNDGTFLYPVDTPSEAQLKPDWEASLTEALSNRLELRRQKWEIRSLELQLSAARNLARPRFDFVSQYRVNGFGDNLDGGKEGIGNALDTLTGGNQTSWNLGFQFSMPLGLRLAQVQVRNYELRLQKARAALSQQEREIAYELSNAMLEMDRWYNLADSTTRRIRAADDAVVLTEERYEIDGRPVQALDLLLQRKIQQRDAQQAYVRSVVEYNKAITDMNFRKGVLLTNNAVYLAEGNWHPAASPFAKQRAVDRTHAQDNHRLQTEPIDFVAGPAAVSWESLNTETRPSYPGADGTASSPEAAPAHVPDVPDTLELPPDDADKIPAEDLRLNPPRPDRNPKTPKPNGSPDVAKSRSKSAPKTSGILRGHNQVLKRVTGVASEIQSDASTIRKAIFDGRPGKARFN; translated from the coding sequence GTGCAGAAAACCCGCGTCAATTGGACGTCCGCGCTGCTGCTGTGCACAGTTGTGCTGCAGGGGTGCGCGGGCCCTGATGCGCGGCTGCAGTATCTCTGGGGCGAAGAACACAAAGCGCTGTCATATTACCGCGACTACGCGTCGGCCGTTGAGTACCCGACGTTTCAGGAATCGGAGCCGACGGACCAGTCGCTGTTCAACGCCCCGCGCGGCATCAACAGCTTCGACAAGCTGACCGACCGTGAAGTCTATCTGAATGAATGCATTCGGATGGCACTCGAACAGGCGACCATTCTGCGTGACGACGGCAGCTTCGGGTCACCTGGGAATCCGCTGATGTCGCGACCCAATCAGGTCGCATCCACGTACGACCAGGCCATTCAGAACACGGGATTTCTGTTCGGCAATCGCGGCTATGAAGCGGCTCTGTCGGACTTTGACGCGCTGCTGACAACCAGCATGACGTGGGGCCGTTCGGAAGAAATTCAGAACGCGATCAACTCCGGCGTACCCGCGGGTGCCACGCTGGTGGGCGAGACCGCCGCGTATTCCACTCGCATTGAAAAGCCGCTGGCGAACTCCGGTCAAATTGCCGTCCAGAATGACTGGAACTACAGCGGCAGCAACAGTTCGCTGCTGCGGTTTCCATCGGTCTATACGGGATTCCTGCAGGCCGAATACCGCCAGCCGTTCCTTGCCGGTTCCGGAACCGAGGTGACGCGGATCGCCGGGCCGCTGAGTCAGAATCTGCGCGGCGTTTCGGGAGTTTCCCAGGGCGTGCTGATCTCCCGGATCAACTCCGACATTTCATTGACGGACTTCGAACAGTCCGTCACGTCGATGGTTCGCGATGTCGAGCGGCTCTACTGGGATCTGTATCTGAGCCTGCGGCTTTACGATTCCGAAATCGACGCGTTCAAGGATCTGCTTCGATACTACAACGATCTGAGAGATCGCGATGAATCCGGGGATGCTCAGACGCTGGCGCTGTCGCGCATCTACGAAGCGGAAGCACGCATCAAGGGTTCGCTGGCGGACATGATGAACTTTGAAGCCCGGCTGCGACGTCTGATCGGACTGCCGCTGAACGATGGCACGTTTCTGTATCCGGTGGACACACCGTCCGAAGCTCAGCTAAAGCCCGACTGGGAAGCTTCGCTGACGGAAGCTCTGTCAAATCGCCTGGAGCTGCGGCGCCAGAAATGGGAGATTCGCAGTCTGGAACTTCAGCTCAGCGCCGCCCGAAACCTGGCCCGGCCGCGATTCGACTTTGTATCGCAGTACCGCGTGAATGGTTTCGGCGACAACCTGGACGGCGGCAAGGAAGGCATCGGGAATGCTTTGGATACGCTGACCGGCGGAAATCAGACGTCGTGGAATCTGGGATTCCAGTTTTCGATGCCGCTGGGCCTGCGACTGGCCCAGGTCCAGGTGCGCAACTACGAACTGCGTCTTCAGAAAGCTCGCGCCGCCCTGTCACAGCAGGAACGGGAAATCGCGTACGAACTTTCAAATGCCATGCTGGAAATGGATCGCTGGTACAACCTGGCCGACAGCACGACACGACGAATTCGAGCCGCCGACGACGCCGTTGTGCTGACGGAAGAACGGTATGAGATTGACGGCCGCCCCGTTCAGGCACTCGACCTGCTGCTGCAGAGAAAGATTCAGCAGCGCGACGCTCAGCAGGCCTACGTCCGCAGCGTTGTCGAATACAACAAGGCCATCACGGACATGAATTTCCGCAAGGGCGTGTTGCTGACCAACAACGCTGTCTATCTGGCCGAAGGCAACTGGCATCCGGCCGCCTCGCCGTTTGCGAAACAGCGGGCGGTTGACCGGACTCACGCTCAGGACAACCACAGACTGCAGACGGAACCGATCGACTTTGTCGCCGGCCCTGCTGCGGTAAGCTGGGAGTCGCTGAATACCGAAACACGTCCATCGTACCCCGGTGCGGACGGCACGGCGTCGAGTCCCGAGGCGGCGCCGGCACACGTGCCGGACGTTCCGGATACGCTGGAACTCCCGCCGGACGATGCGGACAAAATCCCTGCCGAAGATCTGCGGCTCAATCCTCCGCGGCCGGACCGGAATCCGAAAACACCAAAACCGAACGGTTCGCCCGATGTCGCGAAGTCTCGGTCGAAGTCAGCGCCGAAGACCAGCGGAATTCTGCGGGGACACAATCAGGTCCTGAAGCGAGTGACCGGCGTCGCATCGGAAATCCAGAGCGATGCCTCGACAATCCGCAAGGCGATTTTCGACGGACGGCCCGGCAAGGCACGCTTCAATTAA
- a CDS encoding VIT domain-containing protein — protein sequence MRLRQTQNRWLLAATVAGLICVIHAGCGQEGEEVGNVASSPTARPETTPAFSQTWRDDAAAEDTIAAPVPASETVRETDHRTNDAAVIVETPAGPDGTRVKPEIELPAAAEFAEEKLPTEASPEPGDGLSDADGKSVEAIRSRFGTAQTTDGGEMGDKAKYPGAMGGYPGVSGGDSSVAGRGGAGVGGYAPDSAARSDNAGLSKRRGREESRSAKEGRSAVEAPATSADAPELAGGQTEADDSRDYQAGHRFMLMDGFDAFENKSKKEQRNQRPLTFDLQPGEELWIIAKAVDTPQPAMPNPEVPGCGALMAQLPNAAERVPVPLKHTSVEGTIDGYIASVDVTQQFHNPYSSKIEAVYVFPLPEDAAVNEFVMTVGDRKIRGIIREREKAEQIYANARRQGHVASLLTQERPNIFTQKVANIEPGKQIDINIRYFSTLRYDDGAYEFVFPMVVGPRFNPPATTDGVGAVARGAHGSSGQSTEVQYLAPHERSGHDISLTLNINAGVDIEDIHSVNHAVKSQPISECRRKIELASNDTIPNRDFVLRYRVAGDQIKTALLTHEDEQGKYFTMMLYPPAELKSVRRSPMEMVFVLDCSGSMSGKPIEQAKTAIAHALQSLTPRDTFQIIQFSNNSSQLGSEPVVATAENIGRGLRYLNGLSGSGGTQMIEGIKAALDFPHDEGRFRLVSFMTDGYIGNEQQILGTLRSKLGPSRVFSFGVGQSPNRYLMDRMAMEGRGAVAYLSLNDDAAAIMDHFNQRISHPAMTDLSIDWGTMKVADVYPERLPDLIVGRPVILTGRFKGEPGTVKVGGLVGMEPTSFAVSLDEDDATEKHNGIAAVWARMKIKDLMMDATGEPSQAAEVQQLVTQTALNYNLMSSFTAFVAVDSMSKTSGDFGTTVAVPVPVPEGVKYETTVR from the coding sequence ATGAGACTTCGACAAACTCAGAACCGCTGGCTGTTGGCAGCGACCGTGGCTGGTCTGATTTGCGTGATTCACGCGGGTTGCGGGCAGGAAGGTGAAGAGGTTGGCAACGTGGCGTCTTCGCCGACGGCCCGACCGGAAACCACGCCGGCATTCAGCCAGACGTGGCGGGACGACGCGGCGGCGGAAGACACAATCGCCGCACCGGTCCCGGCGTCGGAGACAGTCCGAGAAACTGACCACCGGACTAATGACGCCGCAGTCATCGTTGAAACCCCCGCGGGCCCGGACGGCACTCGAGTCAAGCCTGAGATCGAACTTCCGGCTGCAGCTGAATTCGCTGAGGAGAAGTTGCCAACCGAGGCGTCACCGGAACCAGGCGACGGGCTTTCCGATGCAGATGGAAAAAGCGTGGAGGCAATCAGGAGTCGGTTTGGGACCGCACAGACAACTGACGGTGGGGAGATGGGCGACAAGGCTAAATACCCCGGCGCAATGGGCGGCTATCCCGGAGTGTCCGGCGGCGATTCCTCAGTAGCCGGCAGAGGGGGGGCGGGAGTCGGCGGATATGCGCCTGATTCAGCCGCCCGTTCTGACAATGCCGGTCTTTCAAAGCGCCGCGGGCGGGAGGAATCGCGATCGGCGAAAGAAGGCCGTTCGGCCGTTGAGGCTCCGGCGACTTCTGCCGACGCACCGGAACTTGCGGGCGGTCAAACAGAGGCGGACGACTCGCGGGATTATCAAGCCGGCCATCGCTTCATGCTGATGGACGGGTTCGACGCGTTCGAGAACAAGTCGAAGAAAGAGCAACGAAACCAGCGGCCCCTGACGTTCGACCTGCAGCCGGGTGAAGAACTGTGGATTATCGCCAAGGCCGTCGACACGCCTCAGCCTGCGATGCCGAATCCCGAAGTTCCCGGCTGTGGTGCGTTGATGGCACAACTGCCGAACGCAGCAGAACGTGTGCCCGTTCCGCTGAAGCACACGTCGGTTGAAGGGACCATCGACGGCTACATCGCCAGCGTCGACGTCACTCAGCAGTTTCACAATCCCTACAGTTCGAAGATTGAGGCGGTGTACGTATTCCCGCTGCCGGAGGACGCGGCCGTCAATGAGTTTGTGATGACTGTCGGCGACCGAAAAATCCGCGGCATCATCCGTGAACGCGAAAAGGCCGAACAGATTTATGCAAACGCTCGCCGGCAGGGCCACGTCGCGTCGCTGCTGACTCAGGAGCGACCCAATATCTTCACTCAGAAGGTTGCCAACATCGAGCCGGGCAAACAGATCGACATCAACATCCGATACTTCAGCACACTGCGCTATGACGACGGAGCCTACGAGTTTGTGTTCCCGATGGTTGTCGGTCCCCGCTTTAATCCTCCGGCCACCACGGACGGTGTCGGCGCTGTCGCTCGCGGAGCACACGGCAGCAGCGGACAGTCAACCGAAGTGCAGTACCTGGCACCTCACGAACGCAGCGGTCACGACATCTCTCTGACGCTGAACATCAACGCGGGAGTCGACATCGAAGACATTCACAGCGTCAATCACGCGGTCAAATCGCAGCCGATCTCAGAATGCCGGCGGAAGATCGAACTGGCTTCGAACGACACGATTCCGAACAGGGATTTCGTGCTTCGATACCGAGTCGCCGGCGATCAGATCAAGACCGCACTGCTGACTCACGAAGACGAACAGGGCAAGTATTTCACGATGATGCTGTATCCTCCGGCTGAGCTGAAGTCGGTCCGGCGCAGCCCAATGGAAATGGTGTTCGTGCTGGACTGTTCCGGAAGCATGAGCGGCAAGCCGATCGAACAGGCGAAGACCGCGATCGCCCACGCGCTGCAATCGCTGACACCGCGAGACACGTTTCAGATCATCCAGTTCTCGAACAACTCGTCGCAGCTTGGCAGCGAACCTGTTGTCGCCACGGCGGAAAACATCGGCCGCGGTCTGCGGTATCTGAACGGACTGAGCGGTTCCGGCGGAACTCAGATGATCGAAGGCATTAAGGCGGCACTCGATTTTCCTCATGACGAAGGCCGGTTCCGGCTGGTGTCGTTCATGACGGATGGCTACATCGGCAACGAACAGCAGATTCTGGGAACTCTGCGAAGCAAACTGGGACCGTCGCGAGTCTTCAGCTTCGGAGTCGGCCAGTCGCCGAATCGTTACCTGATGGATCGAATGGCGATGGAAGGCCGCGGTGCCGTCGCGTACCTGAGCCTGAACGACGATGCAGCCGCGATCATGGATCATTTCAACCAGCGGATCAGTCACCCGGCGATGACAGACCTATCGATCGACTGGGGCACGATGAAAGTCGCCGACGTATATCCAGAGCGACTGCCGGATCTGATTGTGGGTCGGCCCGTGATTCTCACCGGACGATTCAAGGGTGAACCGGGCACGGTGAAAGTCGGCGGTCTGGTCGGTATGGAACCGACATCGTTTGCCGTGTCACTGGACGAAGACGACGCGACCGAAAAGCACAACGGCATCGCGGCGGTCTGGGCTCGGATGAAAATCAAAGACCTGATGATGGACGCGACTGGCGAACCATCACAGGCCGCCGAAGTGCAGCAACTGGTGACTCAGACAGCGCTGAACTACAACCTGATGAGTTCGTTCACAGCGTTCGTGGCTGTCGATTCGATGTCAAAGACGTCGGGCGATTTCGGCACAACCGTGGCCGTGCCGGTGCCGGTCCCCGAAGGCGTCAAGTACGAAACGACGGTGCGGTGA